In the genome of Aspergillus luchuensis IFO 4308 DNA, chromosome 2, nearly complete sequence, one region contains:
- a CDS encoding putative tubulin-specific chaperone (BUSCO:EOG09261DJC;~COG:O;~EggNog:ENOG410Q12F;~InterPro:IPR036859,IPR000938,IPR001611,IPR032675;~PFAM:PF01302;~go_function: GO:0005515 - protein binding [Evidence IEA]) produces MEAAYVGQRRSYAGDLCTVRYVGTVEGTSGDWLGVEWDDPTRGKHSGEHRGVRYFTCKSKHSTAGSFVRPSRPADKPRGFIEALREKYASEFLEQEIARQGQRNDATGDALHKPIEISGKVVEEVGFDKIRKQLARLQELKIVLLDGLQVAGVLGHDASAEEIESAYAEIEQTCPQITELDLSRNLLTTWSGVARICERLKFLKGLKLIGNRLGPLEEGLKFEGITTLHIDETLLTWEEISALTYQFPVLNTLSASANQLSILTTPLSNTITRLTLENNDITCLSSIKSLASLSRLEHLSLRGNNISTIHDANNTSDTALQFPQSLHSLDLSRNKITTWDFINHLPSLFPGLDTLRISGNPLYDQPVGPSHITGVPEKPMTVDEAYMLTLSRIGSLQMLNYGKITPKDRNNGELYYLSLIGKELSASPETAEASILAKHPRYKELCELYGQPDIRRAESGAGSAAVNPRSVAARLVKLVFRLSQTEGAGSEGVTTKVKEVPRSFDTYQLKAIVSRLFGLRPYSFRLVWETDELDPVSKEKMEDDEGWDSEDDGEGGVDGAKEKEVKAAEEPGFVKREVELVDTTKDIGFWFQSDMAEARIRVEVVA; encoded by the exons ATGGAGGCTGCGTACGTAGGCCAAAGACGGTCGTATGCTGGGGATTTGTGTACCGTGCGCTACGTGGGTACTGTTGAAGGCACCTCTGGGGATTGGTTAGGAGTCGAATGGGATGACCCGACTCGGGGAAAGCATTCGGGAGAGCATCGCGGGGTGAGATATTTCACTT GCAAAAGCAAACACTCTACAGCGGGGTCGTTCGTGCGTCCGTCTCGTCCGGCGGATAAACCTCGAGGGTTCATTGAGGCGCTGCGCGAGAAGTACGCGTCTGAGTTCCTCGAGCAAGAGATTGCCAGGCAAGGACAGCGGAATGACGCTACGGGTGATGCTCTGCACAAACCCATTGAGATCAGCGGCaaggttgttgaggaagttggctTCGACAAGATCCGGAAACAGCTTGCTAGGCTCCAGGAGCTGAAGATCGTGCTTCTTGATGGACTGCAAGTTGCGGGTGTGCTGGGGCATGATGCATCGGCTGAAGAGATTGAGTCTGCATATGCAGAGATTGAGCAGACCTGTCCGCAGATTACCGAGCTGGATCTGAGCCGGAACTTGTTGACGACTTGGAGTGGTGTAGCTCGGATTTGTGAGCGGTTGAAGTTCCTTAAGGGACTGAAGCTGAT AGGGAACCGGCTCGGTCCTCTCGAGGAGGGTTTGAAGTTCGAGGGCATCACGACACTGCACATTGACGAGACCCTTCTAACATGGGAGGAGATATCAGCATTGACCTATCAATTTCCCGTTCTCAACACACTTTCCGCTTCAGCAAACCAACTCTCAATCCTCACAACCCCCCtttccaacaccatcacccgCCTTACCCTAGAAAATAACGACATCACTTGCTTATCCTCCATCAAATCACTCGCCTCGCTCTCAAGACTAGAGcacctctccctccgcgGAAACAACATCTCCACTATCCACGacgccaacaacacctcagACACAGCTCTCCAATTCCCGCAAAGCCTCCACTCCCTCGACCTATCCCGCAACAAGATCACCACATGGGACTTCATTAACCACCTCCCGTCCCTATTCCCAGGCCTAGACACCCTCCGCATATCCGGCAACCCACTATACGACCAGCCCGTCGGCCCATCGCACATCACAGGCGTGCCTGAGAAGCCCATGACAGTCGACGAAGCGTACATGCTAACCCTATCCCGCATCGGCTCTCTACAGATGCTCAACTACGGCAAAATCACCCCCAAGGACCGCAATAACGGAGAACTATACTATCTCTCCCTCATCGGAAAAGAGCTATCCGCTTCCCCAGAGACAGCAGAAGCAAGCATCCTTGCTAAGCATCCCAGATACAAAGAGCTGTGCGAGCTGTATGGCCAACCTGATATCAGAAGGGCCGAGTCAGGGGCTGGTAGTGCTGCTGTGAACCCGCGGTCTGTTGCTGCAAGGCTGGTAAAGTTGGTGTTTCGTCTATCTCAGACCGAGGGTGCTGGGTCAGAGGGAGTTACTACTAAAGTTAAAGAAGTCCCTCGGTCGTTCGATACATATCAACTCAAGGCTATTGTTTCTCGGCTTTTTGGGCTACGGCCTTATAGCTTTAGATTGGTTTGGGAGACTGATGAGTTGGACCCGGTgagcaaggagaagatggaggatgatgagggctGGGatagtgaagatgatggggagggaggtgttgatggtgctaaagagaaagaggtgaAGGCGGCTGAAGAGCCGGGGTTCGTGAAACGCGAGGTAGAGCTCGTGGATACTACGAAGGATATTGGGTTCTGGTTTCAGTCGGATATGGCTGAGGCGAGGATTCGGGTGGAAGTTGTGGCTTGA
- a CDS encoding spliceosome assembly protein PRP11 (BUSCO:EOG092653YS;~COG:A;~EggNog:ENOG410PI89;~InterPro:IPR031781,IPR000690,IPR003604;~PFAM:PF12874,PF16835;~go_component: GO:0005634 - nucleus [Evidence IEA];~go_function: GO:0003676 - nucleic acid binding [Evidence IEA];~go_function: GO:0008270 - zinc ion binding [Evidence IEA]), translating to MDYQNRAGSKFGGGGVASHSATNADRRERLRKLALETIDLDKDPYFFKNHVGSFECRLCLTVHQNDGSYLAHTQGRKHQTNLARRAAREQREGKNQDPSSIPGAMGVQVKKQTIKIGRPGYKITKIRDPLTRQLGMLFQLQYQEITPGVTPKVRFMSAFEQKVEEPPDKNFQYLVVAAEPYQTCGFKLQAREIDRREGRYWTWFDEDSKEFWVQIMFKTEREERFSGVPGLAPLKE from the exons ATGGATTACCAA AACCGCGCGGGCTCCAAattcggcggcggcggcgtcgCCTCGCACTCCGCCACGAACGCCGACCGACGCGAGCGCCTGCGCAAACTCGCGCTCGAAACCATCGACCTGGACAAAGACCCCTACTTCTTCAAGAACCACGTGGGCAGCTTCGAATGCAGACTATGTCTGACGGTACACCAAAACGACGGGTCCTACCTGGCACACACGCAGGGGCGGAAACATCAAACGAACCTTGCGCGGCGCGCGGCGCGCGAACAGCGCGAGGGCAAGAACCAAGATCCGTCGTCGATTCCCGGGGCGATGGGCGTGCAGGTCAAGAAGCAGACGATTAAGATTGGACGGCCCGGGTATAAGATCACGAAGATTCGGGACCCCTTGACGAGACAGTTGGGCATGTTGTTCCAGTTGCAGTATCAGGAGATTACGCCGGGAGTGACGCCCAAGGTGCGGTTTATGTCGGCGTTTGAGCAGAAGGTCGAGGAGCCCCCGGATAAGAATTTTCAGTATTTGGTGGTGGCGGCCGAGCCGTATCAGACTTGTGGGTTTAAGTTGCAGGCTAGGGAGATTGATCGTCGGGAGGGACGGTATTGGACGTGGTTTGATGAGGATAGTAAGGAGTTTTGGGTTCAGATTATGTTTAagacggagagagaggagaggttCTCGGGTGTGCCGGGTTTGGCGCCTCTTAAGGAATAA
- the TIM54 gene encoding Tim22-complex subunit TIM54 (BUSCO:EOG09263XVS;~COG:U;~EggNog:ENOG410PGC5;~InterPro:IPR021056;~PFAM:PF11711;~TransMembrane:1 (o47-64i)) produces MAESSNSAAASGPAQSAASTSAPKPSNPAFRMLGMPNLRMKLPSRNWMIFFTITGSFAAAVIYDRREKRRAQQKWGDLVAHISKEHLPIEQTRRKINVFLSAPPGDGIRVARDHFKEYVKPILVAAALDYQIIEGRREGDIRAGYAERIRKWRRKAGEPSTVVEDPTVEDVVFAARTQMGVIEEPGPKGDLVIGRHTWKEYIRGLHEGWLGPLDPPPPPPPTEEPAPAESSTPAAETSSETKEGDANAPEQEKKEEKPAKPVGPTPAYISTSDYSSQPLPRTIPQTLSGSVPIAFPHILGFLNTPIRLYRYLNQRHMAESVGRDVAAIVLASYSRPYHSGAGSSDASPVSDDTLGNTTYEQQTVLEEEEKEWHKSVHHKDEANPDKEREWLDDIVIDPRLASRMHRFSVSPEEEARAQRIRDGQEYILGQERPVPVSFWKRMWVKYGYGEDEETLRRKPILGNLDEE; encoded by the exons ATGGCGGAATCCTCCAattccgccgccgcctcaggCCCGGCTCAGTCCGCAGCGTCCACCAGCGCTCCCAAgccctccaacccagcctTCAGAATGCTTG GAATGCCGAATCTTCGCATGAAACTCCCCTCCCGGAATtggatgatcttcttcaccatcaccggcTCGTTCGCCGCAGCTGTCATTTACGACCGGAGAGAGAAGCGCCGCGCGCAACAAAAATGGGGTGACCTCGTCGCTCACATCTCCAAAGAGCATCTTCCCATCGAGCAAACCCGACGCAAAATCAACGTTTTCCTGTCCGCGCCACCGGGTGACGGGATTCGTGTAGCTCGCGACCACTTCAAAGAATACGTCAAGCCGATCCTCGTGGCAGCGGCACTGGACTACCAAATCATCGAAGGCAGGAGGGAAGGCGATATCCGTGCTGGTTACGCGGAGCGCATTCGCAAGTGGAGACGCAAGGCAGGCGAACCGAGCACAGTGGTGGAGGACCCCACGGTCGAGGACGTCGTTTTCGCCGCGAGGACGCAGATGGGCGTTATCGAGGAGCCCGGGCCGAAGGGTGATCTGGTCATCGGTCGTCACACATGGAAGGAGTACATTCGCGGTCTGCACGAAGGCTGGCTGGGACCTCTCgatcctccccctccgcctccgcccaCGGAGGAACCCGCTCCTGCAGAATCGAGCACACCCGCCGCAGAGACCTCCTCCGAAACCAAGGAGGGCGATGCCAACGCCCccgagcaggaaaagaaggaagagaagcctgCTAAACCCGTCGGACCGACACCAGCCTACATCTCCACATCCGACTACTCATCgcaacccctcccccgtACTATCCCCCAGACTCTTTCAGGCTCCGTCCCCATCGCCTTTCCTCACATCCTGGGTTTCCTCAACACCCCCATCAGACTCTACCGCTACCTTAACCAGCGCCACATGGCTGAAAGCGTAGGCCGCGACGTGGCCGCCATCGTCCTGGCCTCATACAGCCGCCCTTACCACTCCGGCGCCGGCTCCTCGGATGCCTCCCCCGTCTCCGACGATACCCTTGGCAACACCACCTATGAACAACAGACCGTccttgaggaggaagaaaaggaatggCACAAGTCCGTCCACCACAAGGACGAAGCCAACCCCGACAAGGAACGCGAGTGGCTCGACGACATCGTCATCGACCCACGCCTCGCCTCCCGCATGCATCGCTTCAGCGTCTCgcccgaggaagaggccCGCGCTCAGCGCATCCGCGACGGCCAGGAATACATCCTGGGTCAGGAACGCCCTGTCCCTGTGTCGTTCTGGAAGCGCATGTGGGTGAAGTATGGAtacggagaggatgaggagacgtTGAGAAGGAAGCCCATTCTGGGCAACCTTGATGAGGAGTAA
- the CBK1 gene encoding serine/threonine protein kinase CBK1 (COG:T;~EggNog:ENOG410PIR4;~InterPro:IPR017441,IPR008271,IPR000961,IPR000719, IPR011009;~PFAM:PF07714,PF00069;~go_function: GO:0004672 - protein kinase activity [Evidence IEA];~go_function: GO:0004674 - protein serine/threonine kinase activity [Evidence IEA];~go_function: GO:0005524 - ATP binding [Evidence IEA];~go_process: GO:0006468 - protein phosphorylation [Evidence IEA]), with translation MDPNNNNRLHLNFGYNDRGFNAAAANNRAYPTTPSAFPQPIYQNQGPQDYMDAQNGAYAQGGYFMANPYQAQAAYGQPHYGQNLQSPQPAYQSRMGYSANDGTNGLIQQFSNQDLNSPRSGFFARSASPAQRPRTAGSPAPGQQQPGHLAPPMPRSPRTPAENEELQRYPERYSENVHKRGKAAKELVSVFFNENIERARDRNMRSAELDKMIREPSIPKENKCKDAEVLAKKESNFLRFLRTKETPQNFQTIKIIGKGAFGEVKLVQRKTDGKIYALKSLIKTEMFKKDQLAHVRAERDILADSKDNPWLVKLHASFQDTAYLYLLMEFLPGGDLMTMLIKYEIFSEDITRFYMAEIVMAIEAVHKLGFLHRDIKPDNILLDRGGHVKLTDFGLSTGGKKTHDNSYYQNLLKNSTSKDKNRNSGYFNDAINLTVSNRGQINTWRKSRRAMAYSTVGTPDYIAPEIFNGQGYTYLCDWWSVGAIMFECLVGWPPFCAEDTTDTYRKIVNWRECLYFPEELTLSRDSEGLIRSFLCDAEHRIGSDGGQFGGATQIKNHPFFRGVVWEQLRSIRAPFEPRLSSNIDVSYFPIDEIPQEDTSAIHRAQARAMPDEQEAEMSLPFIGYTYKAFNAFQGN, from the exons ATGgatcccaacaacaacaaccgacTCCACCTGAATTTCGGGTACAACGATCGTGGTTTCAATGCGGCGGCGGCCAACAACCGCGCCTATCCCACTACCCCCTCCGCCTTCCCCCAGCCGATCTACCAAAACCAGGGTCCCCAGGATTATATGGACGCCCAGAACGGTGCCTATGCTCAAGGTGGTTATTTCATGGCCAATCCTTACCAAGCTCAGGCTGCCTACGGCCAGCCGCATTATGGCCAGAACCTGCAGTCCCCTCAGCCCGCCTACCAGTCCCGCATGGGTTACAGCGCGAATGATGGCACCAACGGCTTGATCCAGCAGTTCTCGAACCAGGACCTGAATTCTCCTCGCTCGGGTTTCTTTGCTCGTTCTGCCTCACCGGCCCAGCGACCCCGAACCGCGGGCTCCCCCGCCCCCGGGCAGCAACAGCCGGGCCACCTGGCGCCTCCTATGCCTCGTAGCCCTCGCACCCCCGCGGAGAACGAAGAGTTGCAGCGGTATCCCGAACGGTACTCGGAGAATGTTCACAAACGTGGTAAGGCAGCCAAGGAGCTGGTCagcgtcttcttcaatgagAACATCGAGCGCGCACGCGATCGCAACATGCG GTCTGCTGAGCTTGACAAGATGATCCGTGAACCGAGTATCCCCAAGGAGAACAAGTGCAAGGATGCAGAGGTGCTTGCTAAGAAAGAATCGAATTTCCTCCGATTCCTGCGTACCAAGGAAACCCCGCAGAACTTCCAGACCATCAAGATTATCGGAAAGGGTGCGTTTGGAGAGGTGAAGCTGGTACAACGGAAAACCGATGGCAAGATTTATGCGCTGAAGTCGTTGATCAAAACGGAGATGTTCAAGAAGGACCAGCTGGCTCACGTTCGCGCGGAGCGTGATATCCTTGCTGATTCCAAGGACAACCCGTGGTTGGTGAAGCTGCATGCTTCTTTCCAGGACACCGCATACTTGTATCTGCTGATGGAGTTCTTGCCTGGTGGTGACTTGATGACCATGTTGATCAAGTACGAAATCTTCTCCGAGGATATTACCCGATTCTATATGGCTGAAATTGTCATGGCGATCGAGGCTGTTCACAAGCTCGGCTTCCTTCATCG TGACATCAAGCCTGATAACATTCTTCTGGATCGTGGTGGTCACGTCAAGCTGACGGACTTTGGTCTGTCCActggaggaaagaagacccACGACAACTCCTACTACCAGAACCTGCTGAAGAACTCGACGTCAAAGGACAAGAACCGCAACTCCGGTTACTTCAACGATGCGATCAATTTGACCGTTTCCAACCGTGGCCAGATCAACACGTGGAGAAAGTCTCGTCGCGCAATGGCATACTCCACGGTCGGTACTCCGGACTATATCGCCCCCGAGATCTTCAACGGTCAAGGATACACCTACCTGTGCGATTGGTGGTCTGTAGGTGCTATCATGTTCGAGTGCCTTGTGGGTTGGCCCCCGTTCTGCGCGGAAGACACCACCGACACCTACCGCAAGATTGTGAACTGGAGAGAATGCTTGTACTTCCCCGAGGAACTCACTCTTTCGCGCGACTCCGAGGGCCTCATCAGAAG CTTCCTCTGCGACGCAGAGCACCGTATCGGAAGCGATGGCGGCCAATTCGGCGGCGCAACGCAGATCAAGAACCACCCCTTCTTCCGCGGAGTCGTTTGGGAGCAACTGCGCAGCATCCGTGCCCCGTTCGAACCGCGACTGAGCTCGAACATTGACGTGTCGTACTTCCCGATCGACGAGATTCCTCAGGAGGACACCAGTGCCATCCACCGCGCTCAGGCTCGGGCCATGCCGGACGAGCAGGAGGCGGAGATGAGCCTTCCATTCATCGGATACACGTACAAAGCGTTCAACGCCTTCCAAGGAAATTGA